The genomic segment CGTCTCGCCGGCGGAGTCCGCGCTGTCGTCGTCGGGCAGTCGTACGTCGTTGACGGCGACGTTGACCTCGACGACCTCGAGCCCGGTGATGCGCTCCACGGCGGCGATGACGTTCTCGCGGACCTCGTGGGCGACGTCGGTGATGGGCACGCCGTACTCGACGACGATGTCCAGGTCGATCGCCGTCTGCCGCTCGCCGACCTCGACCTTCACGCCCCGGCCGACGTTGGGGCGCCCGCCGGGGACCCGGTCCCGGACGGCGCCTATCGTGCGCGAGAGCCCGCCGCCCATGTCGTGCACGCCGGGGATCTCCCGGGCGGCCGTACCGGCGATCTTCACCACCACCACGTCGGCGATGGACGTCTTGCCGCGGGTCGCGGCCGGTTCGGCGGCCCCGGTGCGGCCCGTCACGGTGGTGCTGCCCGGCACGGTCTGCACGGCGCCGGTGAAGCCCTGTTCGGCGCCGTGTGACGCCGTCGAGGCCGTCTTCGAAGTGCTCTCCTGAGTCGCCATGAAAGGCATCTCCTCGTCATCAGGTCGTCGGGGACTGCTCAACCCCTAGGACCCGTGTGCCCCGGATTCGTTACGCGCCTCGCGCGAAGTTCTTCCGCCGGCGTCCGCACCCGTGGCGCGTAACGCGGGTGGTTCGCCGCGTGTCACAGGTGTAGGACTGGAGCGAGAGGAGCCACGTGTGCCGCGCGACGACGGGTTGCTGGCCGTACGGGCCGCCGAGGGCGACGAAGAGGCCTTCGAGCAGCTCGTGCGCCGTCATGCGCCCGGCCTGCTGCGGCTCGCCACGCGGCTGCTGGGGAGCCGGACGGAGGCCGAGGACGCGGTGCAGGACTCCTTCGTGAGCGCCTGGCGCAAGATGCCGGAGTTCCGCAGGGACGCCCGGTTCGGCACGTGGATGCACCGCATCGTCACCAACCGGTGCCTGAACGTGCTGCGGGCCCGCCGCCCCGCCCTCGACCTGGGCGAGGTGCCCGAACCGCAGGCTCCGGAGCACGAGGCGTCCCCGGCCAGGGTCGCCGAGTCGCACGCGGCCGTGGCGGACCTCGGCAGGGCGATGGAGGGACTGTCAGCGGAACAGCGCGTGTGCTGGGTGCTGCGCGAGCTCAACGGCCTCCCCTACGACACCATCGCCGAGACGGTGGGCATCAGCCCGGAGGCGGTCAGGGGCCGCGTCTTCCGGGCGCGGCGCCATCTGACGGAGGCGATGGCCGCATGGCGCTGAACGAGGAGCACGGGCCGATGACGGACGAACCGACCACGGACGGACCCGACGAACGGCTCCCCTGCGGCCGTGCGCTGTGGGACGTCTGGGAGCGCGCGGAGAGCGGCGGCCGCGATCCGCACGCCGAGGCCTGCCCGCACTGCACCGAGGCGCTGCGCACGCTGTGGCGCCTGGAGGACGTGGTGTCCGCCGCGCGGGAGGGGGACCGCGAGGGCGATCCGCGGGAGTACGAGTCCGACGCGTCCGCGCTCGTCGGCCGCGTCATGGACGTGGTCCGTCTCGAACTGCGGCCGGGGCGCACGCTTCCGCTGGGCGAGGCGGCGGAGGACCTGTGGATCGTGGAGGCGGCCGCCGCCAGGACCGTCCGCGCGGCCGCCGAGTCCCTGCCGGGGGTACGGGCGGGCAGCTGCCGCATCGAGGCGCTCGCCCAGGAGGGCGCCGCCCCCGCGAGCCGGTGGCCGCGCGGGCCCGTGCACATCCGCGCGGAGGTGGCCGTGGCCCTCACCTGGAACCTCCAGGAGGTCGCCGAGCGGGTCCGCGGCGCGATCCTGGAGGCGGTCGACACCGAACTGGGCATGCGCGTCGCGGCCGTCGACGTGACGGTCGCCGACCTCCTCGACGAAGCCGCCGACGACGACGGCGACACCACGGAAGGACGGCTCCCGTGACGGAACGACTCGCTTCCAGTGCCGCGTTGGCCGAGGCCGTCCAGGAGGCCGTCCTCGGCACCCGGGGCGTCGCCTTCCTGCGCCCGGGCCTCGCCGACCTCTTCCGCGCCGCCGCCCCGCTGCGACGGGGCGCCGGCGCGGCCCCGCGCTCCTCGGCGGTCCGCATCAGCCGCGACAAGGCGGGCGCCGGCTGGCACGCGGAGATCTACGTCGTCCTGCGCCGCGGCCACCGCGCCCTCGACGTCACCCGCGAGCTGCGCGCCGCGGTGACGGAGACGCTGGAGCGGCTGACCGGAGAGCTGTCACGCGTCTCGGTGACGGTGACGGGACGCGTGTGAGGCGGCACCCGCCCTCCGGCACCGGCCACAGGCTCTCAGGCTCTCAGGCGAAGGTCACGTCGCCCGTCGCGTCGGCGAGCTTCCTCGACTCGGCCGTACGCGCGTCCACCGAGGTCATCGCGACGGTGACGGAGGCCTTGGTGCCCTTCTCGACCCCGCCGGTGAAGGTGTGGCGCCAGGGGTGGGCCTTGGCGGTGCCGTCACAGGTGCCGTCCAGGATCTGCTCCCTGGAGGTGTTCGACGTCGTCGTCTTCGGGACGGGCAGCGCGGGGAGCCCCAGCCACTGGTAGAGGCCGGACACGGCCTGCTTCTCGTCGGCGTTCAGCTCGCGCTTCTGGTGCGTCCGCAGGGTGACCCTGAGCCGTACGGGCCCTTGGACGCCCTCGCACGTGTACGTGCCGGTGACGACCGCCTGTGTGCCGTCCGGGGTGAGCCGTGCCGTGGGCTCCAGGGTGACCTCGTGCCGGTCGGCGGCGTTCGCCGCGCCGGGCAGCAGGGCCGTCGCCGCGGCCACCGCTGTCACGAGGACTGTCTTCACGTATCGCTGCACCGTAGGGACCGGCCCTTCCGGGAGGGGATGGGGGACGGCCTCATGGAACCCCGTCCCTGCCGGTCCGCCGGGTAGCCACACGGGTGCGTACCGTGCCCTCCCGGGCGTGGTTCACGCGGCCAGCGGTACGCGGGCGACGATGCACTTCCCGCCCTCGGGAAGATGTGTCACGGACACATTGTCGGCCAGCTGGCACACGGATGGCCAGCCGTGTCCGCCGCTCATGAGGAGGCTGGTGCGCGGGCGGGACCGCGGGACCACGTCGCTGCCGTCCTCGACGGCGATCTCGACGAAGCCGGGCCGCACACGGCACTCGAATCCGCGCAGGCCGCCTCCGTGCCTGAGCGCGTTGGTGACCAGTTCGGAGGTCACCAGAACCGCGTCGTCGACTGCCATTTCGCTGGCGTCGCCCTGCCCCTGGCGCAGTAGTGCGCGTACGACGTCCCGGGCGGCTGCCGGGGTGCGGGGGCGGGTGAGGATGCGGGTTTCCTGCGTGCTGTCGGTTGTCACAGCGCATCACTCCCACCGATGGTGTGGGGACTGTTCACTCTTCGGTTGCCCGAGGAGTCCACCGCCACACACGTTGTCCGGGCGGTTCGCCCGGTCGGCGCCCCGAGGGCGCCGCCGGGCGAGTGATGCCGGTTGTCCGGATCAGCTGTTGTGGGCGCCGTTGCCCGCCAGGAGCGCGAGGTCGTCCAGGACGTGCGACAGCGGCTCGTCGCCCTTGGCCTGGGTCGAGTTCTCGGTGCACTGCTGGGTCTGCGGCGCCGAGAGGATCGGGATGTCCTGAATGCCGACGTTGACCAGGGCGACGATGTTCTGGATGTTGCCCTTGACCGGGAGGCCGATGCAGGGCTTGTTGAGCGAACCCTGGATGAGCGCCATCTGCGGGCTCATGTTGCCGTACGTCGCGGAGTTGCCGAACGACTGCATGGCGTTGTTGCCGCTCATGGTCTCGGTGCTGCTGTCGTCGCCGGTGGCGAGAGCCGTGGGCGCTGCCGCGGCCGACATGCCGACGACGGAAGCCGTGACCGCAGCTGCAGCCATAACCTTCTTGATCACAGGTGTTCCTCTCTGAGTTAGCCCCGTCCTCGGAGCGCCCTGAGCAACTGCCGGAGACGGAATGAGTTGCTGAACTTCACTCTCATGGCCCAATGCGCGGCCGCACAGGGGGTGTTAATCAACGGTCCGTGAATAATCAGACCATTATCTCGGTGGGGGCTTTTATGGGGTGGGTCTGTCGCCCTGCGGGCCGTTGATCGATCCGATGGAGTGAATGCGCGGAACCAAACGCGGAGTGGGGAGTTGAGCAGGCCGCAGTAACGTGAGCGTCTGCCCCAGAAAAGGAACTCAAATGCTTAAGAAGGCTATGGCGACGGCAGCAGCCGCCGTCGCCGTTTCCGCTGGTATCGCCGCCCCCGCGATGGCCATCGGCAACGACAGCGGCACCGAGTCGATGAGCGGCAACGGCGCGAGCCAGTCGTTCGGCAACTCGGCGACCAAGGGTGACATGAGCCCGCAGCTGTCCCTGGTCCAGGGCTCGCTGAACAAGCCCTGCATCGGTCTCCCGGCCAAGCTCAACATCCAGAACATCGTCGCGCTGGTCAACGTCGGCGTTCAGGACATCCCGATCCTCTCGGCGCCGCAGACCCAGCAGTGCACCGAGAACTCGACCCAGGCCAAGGGCGACGAGCCGCTGTCGCACCTCCTGGACGACCTCTCGCTGCTGGCCGGCAACGGCGAGCACAACGGCTGATCTGCCGAACCGCAGTAATTGCTCGGGCCGCCCGAATTCCTTCCTCCTCGGGTGGCCCGGGCTTTTTCATGCCCTGTGATCGCAGTCGAGTGAACTTCCGAAAATTGTCAACTCCGCGGTTTCCTATGCCCCTACCGCTCGTTGACCAGGACTCAGGTCGCCGTTCAGGCGTGACCCGAAAGAAGGGAAAAGCTGTGAAGCTCAAGAAGAGCGCAACGATCATTGCCGGCACCGTGATGGCCCTGAGCATGGGCGCTCCGGCATTCGCCGACGCAGGCGCGGAGGGCGCGGCCGTGGGCTCCCCGGGCGTCATCTCCGGCAACAACGTTCAGGTGCCGATCCACGTTCCCGTCAACGTGTGCGGGAACACCGTCGACATCATCGCGCTGCTGAACCCGGCGTTCGGCAACCAGTGCGCGAACGACTGACGTAGGCGCCCAGCAGTTCCTGCTGTGCCTCAGCCGGCCCCGGCAGCCTTTCGGCGCCGGGGCCGGCTTCACCCTCGGACAGAGAAAGACCAATAGATTGCGACAGGCCCTCAGCAAAGGAATGCTCTCCGCCGCGGCGGCCACGAGCATCCTGTCCCTGTCCGGCGCCTCCGCGTTCGCGGCCGGTGGGGCGAGCGGACAGGCAGCGGATTCGCCAGGCTTTTTGTCGGGCAACAACGTGCAGGCGCCGGTGGAGGTGCCGGTGAACGTCTGCGGCAACAGTGCGAACGGCGTGGGGGCCGGCAACCCGGCCTTCGGCAACTCGTGCGGTTCCTCTTCCCCCGCGCATCCCGGCCATTCACACGCCGGTCCTTCGCATTCCGGGCCCGAGGCGTCGCGCTCCGGCTACGGCGACTCCGCCCGCTCCACGGACTCCGCCGGCTCCTCCGCCGTCGGTGACGCGGCCCACTCGCCCGGTGTGGGCGCGGGCAACAACGCGAAGGCGCCCGCCGACGTGCCGGTGCACGCCTGCGGCAACACCGCCGACGTGGTGGCCGGTCTCTCTCCCGTCATGGGCAACGGCTGCAACGCCGAAGGCGGCGTCGGCACCGGCACCCCGCACCACCCCGACCGGCCCGGTCGGCCCCAGCACCACCAGCAACCTCCGTCCGGCACCGTCCCCCCGGCCGGACACACCCCGGAGGGGCGCGACACGCACCCCCGGGCGATGCCCCCGGGCCACCCCGGCGCCCCCAGGCACTCCGACGTGTCCTCGTCCACCACGTCGGGCCACACGCCGCACGGCGACCGGGCCGCACGGCCGGTCCACGCAGCGTCGGCCCACGGCACATCGGCCCCCGGCGACCTGCTCGCGGCGACCGGCGCGGACGACAGGCTGCTCGGCGCGGCGGGAGTCAGCGCGGCCATGCTGCTCGGCGGCGCGATCCTGTACCGGCGGGGAATGGCATCTCCCCGGCGCTGACCGGGAATTACGGGGGGCCGGGAACGGCAATACGCCGGCAGGGAAGCAGACGGAATTGCTTCCCTGCCGGCGCAAGGGAGGTAGAGACCTGCCTCTTTGAATGTCGCTGTCCCACGGCATAGGAGCCGACGGCTGGCGGAAAGCGACCTGGCCTGTCCCATGAAGCGCATTAAGTGCATCACCGCACGGCCCGCGCGGGAAGAGCCATTCACCCATTCGCCCGCGGTGTCACTCATAAGAGAGCCGCTTTGGTGGCTCGGCTTCGGTGGAGCGATCACGGACACGGAAGCCGAGCCCGGTGGCGTCGGCGCGTCACCTGAACCGAGGCTAGAGGCAACGGAGTTGGGCACCGGACCGCCACGCCCCCGCGCGTCCCGGTGCCACCCGTTCAGCGTGCGGCCGCCGCCGTCCTCGGCGCGTGCTCGTCGTACGACTGGACCGGCAGGGTCGTGCGACGTCCGCGCCGTACGTGCCGTTCGACGCCCCGCACCAGACGTTCGGCGGTGAACGCGGCCCCGTACACGAAGCGCATGGCGGGGCCGAAGCTCGACGCGGTCGTCAGGCCCGCGAGGAAGAGGCCGGGCCGCGAGCTTTCGAAGCGGTCGCTGACGTAGGGCGTGCCGTCGGAGAGGGAGCGCAGGGCGCCGCGGAGCTCCGGGGGCAGGACGCCGATGCGGTCGGTCGTGGCGCGGAAGCCGGTGGCGGCGATGACGTGGTCGGTCGCGAAGCTCAGGCCTCCGCCGCCGGCGGCGACGGTGTTGACCCGGACGCGGCCGCCGACGGCCTCGGCCGTCGCGACCCGGTGGCCGACGCGCACCTCGACGCGCGGTTCGACGCGGTCCCTGATCCACCACGCCCCGGCCGGGCCCAGCGCGTCGGCGGCGACGCGGGCGCGGGCCGGTTCGGGGAGCAGCCGGAAGAGGCCGGGGGTGTCGGCGTAGAACTTGTTGCGCCAGCCGCAGCCGAGGCCGGTGTGCGGGGCCCGCAGCGACTCCCACCACGGCCGCTGCCAGGCGGGCGGCACGGTGTTCCATTCCACGCGCGGCGACCGGGCGAGGATCCGCACCCGGGTGCCCTGCTCGGCCAGGAGCGCGGCGGTCTCCAGGGCGGCCTGCCCGGCGCCGAGCACCGTCACGTCCCGGTCGCGGAAGCCCGCGAGGTCGGCGTGGTGGCTGCTGTGCGAGACGTGCTCGGCGCCGAGGCCGCGGACGGCGCGGGGGATCTCGGTGAAGGGCAGTACGCCCACGGCGAGGGCGACCGCCCGCGCGTGGTGGAGCTCGCCGTCCTCGGTCCGTGCCTCGTAGCCGTCGGGGACGGCCCGCACGGAGGCGATGAGGCGTTCGTCGACGGGCGGGGACGCCTGCTCGGCGAACCAGAGGCCGTAGGACGCGAAGTGCTCGATGGGGAGGGGTCTGCCGTGCTCGGCGGGCAGGTTCTCGCGGGCGCAGTACGCGGCCAGGCCGAAGCGGCCCGCGGGGTCGGACAGGTCGGACGCCCACGGCTCCGACTTCAGGAACATGCCGCGCGGCATGTGGTCCCGCCAGGACGCCATGGGCCTGCCGAAGATCCGTACGTCCAGGCCGGCCGCCGCGGCGTGCGAGGCGACCGAGAGGCCGTAGGGGCCCGCTCCGACAATCAGCAGGTCATGCATCGGTGACTGCTCGCTCTCTGTTGGGCGTGCCGGGGAGTACGGCGGGCGCGTGCTGCCGCGCCCTGATCGACAGGGACGTCAGGAGCTTGTGGGTGCGGTGGCGCAGGGCGGCGCCGAGCCGGCGCAGCACGTGGCGGCGCCACAGGCGGCGCAGGGCGGCACCCGGCGCCGGGTCGTCGTCGGCGTGCCAGGCGAGCTCGCCGCCGGGGGACGGGCGGGGGCCGGGGCGGGCGAGGGCGCGCAGGGCGGCCAGCGGGGCGTAGTTCTCGACCAGGAACGTGCGGCCCGGCAGGGCGGCGGGGGCCGGGGCGGGGCGGTGGGTCAGGTCGAGGTGCAGGGCGCGTACGACGTCCGTGTCCGTGCCGTCGGCGAAGAGGCGGAACTGGGCGCCGGGCCGCGGGTTGAAGTCGATCAGGTGGAAGTCGCCGGTCACGGGGTCCCTGCGGAAGTCCAGGTCGAAGATCCCGCGGTACTCCAGGGCGGCGACGACCTGGGTGGCGGCGGACCACAGGGCGGGGTTCTCGGCCCACTCGCCGCTCACCGTGAGGCCCGCCGAGCGTGGCCAGGAGCGGTGCTTGCGGCCCGTGCCCCCGCCGCGTACGACACCGTCGCGGCCCGCGCAGCCGTGGACGAACCAGTCCGCGTCGCGGGCGCCGGGCACGAAGGCCTGGAGGAGCAGGCGGCTGCCCGCCTCGGCGCGGCGCTCGAACAGCTCGGAGGCCTCGCGCGGGGAGGCGATCACGGTGGTGCTGCGCAGGCCGGTGTCGCGGGGCAGCAGCCAGGGGCGGCTCCACTTCGCGACGGCGGGGGACCCGAGGCGGTCGACGGCGCCCGCGGCCTCCGTGGCGGACTCCGGGGCCAGCGTCGTGGGGTGGGCCACGCCCG from the Streptomyces venezuelae genome contains:
- a CDS encoding Asp23/Gls24 family envelope stress response protein gives rise to the protein MTERLASSAALAEAVQEAVLGTRGVAFLRPGLADLFRAAAPLRRGAGAAPRSSAVRISRDKAGAGWHAEIYVVLRRGHRALDVTRELRAAVTETLERLTGELSRVSVTVTGRV
- a CDS encoding RNA polymerase sigma factor; this translates as MPRDDGLLAVRAAEGDEEAFEQLVRRHAPGLLRLATRLLGSRTEAEDAVQDSFVSAWRKMPEFRRDARFGTWMHRIVTNRCLNVLRARRPALDLGEVPEPQAPEHEASPARVAESHAAVADLGRAMEGLSAEQRVCWVLRELNGLPYDTIAETVGISPEAVRGRVFRARRHLTEAMAAWR
- a CDS encoding Asp23/Gls24 family envelope stress response protein; this encodes MATQESTSKTASTASHGAEQGFTGAVQTVPGSTTVTGRTGAAEPAATRGKTSIADVVVVKIAGTAAREIPGVHDMGGGLSRTIGAVRDRVPGGRPNVGRGVKVEVGERQTAIDLDIVVEYGVPITDVAHEVRENVIAAVERITGLEVVEVNVAVNDVRLPDDDSADSAGETRVE
- a CDS encoding Asp23/Gls24 family envelope stress response protein, whose translation is MALNEEHGPMTDEPTTDGPDERLPCGRALWDVWERAESGGRDPHAEACPHCTEALRTLWRLEDVVSAAREGDREGDPREYESDASALVGRVMDVVRLELRPGRTLPLGEAAEDLWIVEAAAARTVRAAAESLPGVRAGSCRIEALAQEGAAPASRWPRGPVHIRAEVAVALTWNLQEVAERVRGAILEAVDTELGMRVAAVDVTVADLLDEAADDDGDTTEGRLP
- a CDS encoding rodlin, whose amino-acid sequence is MLKKAMATAAAAVAVSAGIAAPAMAIGNDSGTESMSGNGASQSFGNSATKGDMSPQLSLVQGSLNKPCIGLPAKLNIQNIVALVNVGVQDIPILSAPQTQQCTENSTQAKGDEPLSHLLDDLSLLAGNGEHNG
- a CDS encoding rodlin, which produces MIKKVMAAAAVTASVVGMSAAAAPTALATGDDSSTETMSGNNAMQSFGNSATYGNMSPQMALIQGSLNKPCIGLPVKGNIQNIVALVNVGIQDIPILSAPQTQQCTENSTQAKGDEPLSHVLDDLALLAGNGAHNS
- a CDS encoding chaplin, whose translation is MALSMGAPAFADAGAEGAAVGSPGVISGNNVQVPIHVPVNVCGNTVDIIALLNPAFGNQCAND
- a CDS encoding NAD(P)-binding domain-containing protein codes for the protein MHDLLIVGAGPYGLSVASHAAAAGLDVRIFGRPMASWRDHMPRGMFLKSEPWASDLSDPAGRFGLAAYCARENLPAEHGRPLPIEHFASYGLWFAEQASPPVDERLIASVRAVPDGYEARTEDGELHHARAVALAVGVLPFTEIPRAVRGLGAEHVSHSSHHADLAGFRDRDVTVLGAGQAALETAALLAEQGTRVRILARSPRVEWNTVPPAWQRPWWESLRAPHTGLGCGWRNKFYADTPGLFRLLPEPARARVAADALGPAGAWWIRDRVEPRVEVRVGHRVATAEAVGGRVRVNTVAAGGGGLSFATDHVIAATGFRATTDRIGVLPPELRGALRSLSDGTPYVSDRFESSRPGLFLAGLTTASSFGPAMRFVYGAAFTAERLVRGVERHVRRGRRTTLPVQSYDEHAPRTAAAAR
- a CDS encoding ATP-grasp domain-containing protein, which encodes MQPLDTRIPAVLLRIDRNPFHHGTLGAVRSLGRAGVEVHLVADDRRSPVQRSRYLHRMHAPPMPGASLAEVAAVLRRVSRRLSGPAVLIPLDDASALAVSALYEELTDCFLLPRTAGNVAERVADKATLAQLCAQAGVAHPTTLAPESATEAAGAVDRLGSPAVAKWSRPWLLPRDTGLRSTTVIASPREASELFERRAEAGSRLLLQAFVPGARDADWFVHGCAGRDGVVRGGGTGRKHRSWPRSAGLTVSGEWAENPALWSAATQVVAALEYRGIFDLDFRRDPVTGDFHLIDFNPRPGAQFRLFADGTDTDVVRALHLDLTHRPAPAPAALPGRTFLVENYAPLAALRALARPGPRPSPGGELAWHADDDPAPGAALRRLWRRHVLRRLGAALRHRTHKLLTSLSIRARQHAPAVLPGTPNRERAVTDA
- a CDS encoding ATP-binding protein codes for the protein MTTDSTQETRILTRPRTPAAARDVVRALLRQGQGDASEMAVDDAVLVTSELVTNALRHGGGLRGFECRVRPGFVEIAVEDGSDVVPRSRPRTSLLMSGGHGWPSVCQLADNVSVTHLPEGGKCIVARVPLAA
- a CDS encoding chaplin; translated protein: MRQALSKGMLSAAAATSILSLSGASAFAAGGASGQAADSPGFLSGNNVQAPVEVPVNVCGNSANGVGAGNPAFGNSCGSSSPAHPGHSHAGPSHSGPEASRSGYGDSARSTDSAGSSAVGDAAHSPGVGAGNNAKAPADVPVHACGNTADVVAGLSPVMGNGCNAEGGVGTGTPHHPDRPGRPQHHQQPPSGTVPPAGHTPEGRDTHPRAMPPGHPGAPRHSDVSSSTTSGHTPHGDRAARPVHAASAHGTSAPGDLLAATGADDRLLGAAGVSAAMLLGGAILYRRGMASPRR